The Sphaerodactylus townsendi isolate TG3544 linkage group LG11, MPM_Stown_v2.3, whole genome shotgun sequence sequence GAAAAGAGATTCACTATTATGCTTTGCTTTCAAGTATGGTACAGGTTATTAACAGGACAGGGTGCTtttcaaagcattttgttttcctttgtttcttttttgcaagTCTGATTAGATGCCCATTCTTTTGCACAAACATTGAGGTAAACCTGCAtgctgatttgtttttttaagttcagAAAAATTATGAAAGCGCTACTTGATATATTGGTTAAGTAAATGTCCACAAAATGGAATATCTAGTTTTTCGTCGTCTTTGAATGTACTTATTCATTTCATGCATGTTCCCCTTTCATAATTCATTTAAGGTAATTTGCATAGGATTCTAATGCAGGGGCTAATTAAATCTGTACCTGCGTAGCTTCAGAAAAGTTAATGTATTATGTGCTTTCCAGGTAGATATGAAAGCCTGGAAATTTTTCAGGACGGGGGAATTCCAAAAGCATAAGAGTCTtgtgaactttttaaaaggttgccAAAATCCATTTGCCCTGCAAGAGCTTTGATAACACTTTGTTCTGTGTTGGTCTTTGTTTTTGGATTTCTGCAGTAGCTAATCTTATCTTGACTGATGAcagtttatattttatgttgtttcaAAACTTTTAGAAAGATGATTCATGCATAAAAAAAAGCACAAGCGATCCCTGAGGTCCCTTAGTCTTTTCCTTGAAGCtggagttaattttttaaaaaagaatgttgtTAAATGATTCCATGTGCACTGTGGTAATGTTAAACAGGAAGTGAAGCACCAAAGCATTTAGAAGttagaaccgggcttgattctgtactcctccacatgagaggcagactcctATCtcgggaactggatttgtttccacactcctccacttgaagtctgcttggctagtcacagttttctcaggactctgtcagccctacctgcctcacaagtgtCTATTGcgaggtggaagggaaaggagtttgttagcttccttgagtctccaaggaacagcagtgacatagtggttaagagcaggtgcattctaatctggaggaaccgggtttgattcaccgctctgccgcctgagctgtagaggcttatctggggaattcagattagcctgtgcactcccacacacgccagctgggtgaccttgggctagtcacagttcttcggagctctgaaccccacctatctcacagggtgtttgttgtgaggggggaagggcaaggagattgtaagccccttactggagagaaaggggggatataaatccaaactcttcttctcttcttcttctttacaggggagaaaggtggaatttAAATCCAAATGccacctcctctttctcctcctcctcttcttccttgtctTCTTCTTGTTTTGCCTAAATTTAAAATAACAGAATTATTATTGACTACCATCATGAGGGAATTTGGAAAAAGAATGATAGTATTAGTACTTTGTGTTGTTTGTGtaatgtggtttaaaaaaaaacactggaagcTTACATCTGAAATACAAGTCCTTTGATTTCTAGCAAGTGGCCAGTGTGACTTTGTGGAAGTGGCAGGGATTTGGGGTTCAGGATTGCTTCAGCAATTCTGTAAGTTTATACTCAGGGACTTCTTCTGAAACCACAAGAGCTGTAGAATCATTGAGAGTTCTGGTCTGAATCTACCCTAACTCACTGGAACAGATTGTGTTTTGGCGCCTGGGATGGCCTTCAACTAAAGGACGAAGGACATAGTTTCAAATGAGGTTTCGAAGAGGAGCTTCTGTTCTGGTCTAGCTGCACaatattctctctgtgtgtacatACTTTGTATATTCTCTAAGCTTCTCACATATTTATTCTGACCctcaaaagatttttttccccccctttctacGTCTGTCCCACTTTGGGGTGCAGCCGTCTGTCTTCCTTTACGGCAGGATTTTGTCTTGAATCACtgcattttaaaagcatatgTTTTCACTCCCAAGGCAAATAGCAGCTTTAGTGCAGGCGATTTAGATCACAGCTGTTTTGCTGTCTCATCTGGCTTGACCAAGGTAATGTGACCCCCCCACATGCCCGATGTTCACAGCAGTGTTTGTCTGTGTGGGGGAGTGAGGGGATCAAATGATGGGCCAACCTTTGAAgacttaaaatgtttaaaatgcgataaaactgggtctgctttttgtttatttgtagcCGAAACATATGGAATAAAAACTGTTAAGGAAAGTTAATGGCTTTGCCCCAGATATTACGGAATGACAAAGTAACCctgtcttttaatttttcttccagtTGGTCGTATTATGTTTCAACTTTTCTCGGATGTGTGTCCAAGGACTTGCAAAAACTTCCTCTGCCTATGTACAGGTATCTTGCTTTTCCACAGTCATTATTTTATGCACAGAATTGCATTTTAGGAtatttggacgcctcttattattctactgctgtttttaaaggttttaaccatatttatttgtaccaagattcatgttgtacaccacccagagccccttgggatggggcggtataaaagtttaaataataaataaaataaataaataaataaattttgaggGCTCCCTACGTTTTGGTTGAGCTTTAAAGCATGAGGGACGCAGGTGTAGCTGGGCCCTTCtcttacttgggggggggggagtgtcacaAATGCATAATTGAAAGATATGTTCTCTAGTGGTGTCATAATTGTGTTTGACAGTTCTGCAGTATTCATCGGCTGTGTCTCCAAAATTGTGACCATGAAATGAAAGGAGCTCCTATAATTATTTGGGCAAGGGGTCCTTCTTGATGCTGGTGTCGTGGTTAGCTTGTCTGATTAGGATATGAGAAACCTAGGTTTGAgtcccactctgccctggaagctcgctcgttgaccttggaccagtcacatgctctcagcctaaccgacCCCACagtgttgttgggaggataaagtgAAAGAGAGGAGAGTGATAAAAGCCACTTCAACTCTCCTCATCAGGGAgcaaggtggagtataaatgagcTAAGTACATACTGTGAGACTACATTCCGATTAAACCCCtctgatatttgaagggatgtcatgttggtgagggagcaagcttgttttctgcagcctcagagactaggaccaggagtgatgggttcaaggtgaaggaaaagagattccgcctaaacattaggaaaaacttcagggctgttcgacagtggaatgcactgcctcggagtgcggtggagtctccttctttggaggtttgtaaagagaggctggatggccatctgtcaggagtgctttgattatgtgttctgtgttgctgggggttggacttgatagcccttgggatctcttccatctctgtgattctatgatttcccTCTTGGGACTGTCTCAGTGGCAGCAGATGAAAATCTGCATGGACCctactcaccaccaccaccacccccgcccagTGATGAGAAAAATTAGTAGTTTTCATCCTTAATTCCTAGCTAGTAGGTGATCCTTTCAATTAGAGTTGTAAAAcctttggggaaaggaagaatgGCATGGTGGTGGAAAGCCCCATTAAGTCCCAGCTGATTTGTGGTGACCTCACAGGATTTTGAAGGcgagagacatttggaagtggtttgccgttgcctgcctctgagagaactgtcgcCAGCCTAACGTCGCTCgacaggcttcatgaggaggaacgGAAgattgaatctggttctccagatcagagtctgccactcttcactgctgcgccacgctggctctcagaaggaaGAATTAGCCTTGACAGATTTCCAAATATGTTGAGACAGAGAAAAGCCCTTCCTTTAAGGACCTGGTCCTTTGCTCTATTTTTATGATTTCTGTGTATTTCCATTGAATTGGAAATCGAGGTTTATTGCTGTTGGGCTTTTAAGCTGTTCGTTCACatttagttttctttcttttaggtgAAAAAGGAATTGGGAAAACAACTAGGAAAAAACTGTGTTACGAAGGCTCTACGTTCCACCGTGTGGTTAAAAACTTCATGATTCAAGGTGGAGATTTTAGCGAAGGTAAAGAGATTTTGTAAAGGCTGCATAATTATATTTTACCTGGTACTGTTCTCTTTAAAAGTGAATATTCAGATGAGATTCTTATTCTTAACcatgttttaaattttgtgctGCCTCACATTCTGAAGCAGGTAATGAGTACAAAACATCATCGTAATAACCATAAAGACACTAAATAtctaatattaaaacattaacatgcaacaacaaaaaagaaacgaATTGTAAATTGCcatgtctgttttttaaatattgttaGGTAATGGGAAAGGAGGTGAATTTATTTACGGTGGATATTTTAAGAAACAAATTCTAAATTGCCGTGTCTGCTTTTAAATATTGCCAGGTGATGGGAAAGGAGGTGAATCTATTTATGGTGGATATTTTAAAGGTAAGATCTAATAATTCTTGGCGGTTTGTCCATTTCAGTTTTGAGAGTTGTGATTCCTGAGACATTTAATGAGAAGGTCGACATAGAACGCCTTTGCATGAAAGTAACGTTGCATGGAGATTATTGATGtgcatgagtttttttaaaaaatgcgctTATTGTAATATTAGTGTTTTAACGGACAGACGTAATTGCGGCTAACTTAGTCGGTTAAACGTGACTTCAGCATGGAGGTTAGGCAACTTGATTCGTGACGTCTCCTGTCTTCCTGCCTAAAACTGTCAACATATTCTTTTGTTTATAGAGAATGTGGTCTTTTGCAAAATGAAAAGGTAAGAGACAAAAGCACAACGCAGATTCAAACTCTGTTCCCCCGCACCCTTCCTAGTGAATATATGGACCACTAACAATGAATTTGTGGCTGGGTAAAATGATGTAGCTTGGGGAGAGAAACCTCAGGCTTACCTGAGAGGCTGTTAAGGTTGGCTTCTCTTTGTACTCTTGGGATTCTAAATGTCAGCCTTGGGACagactctcttccctcccccacatccaCTCCCTGCCCTTCTGAGGTTTGTACGTTTATTGAATTCTGAAAATACATTTAGCATGTGCTGTTCCTAGGAGTAATAAATCCGTATATGCCTTTGACTCTGAATGAACTCTTTGAAGGCTATAGACACTGGGTGTTGCTGTTGGAGCAAAATCAGTTTTTTGTTGTCTCAAGAGTGGGATGTTTCAGTGCCATTTGCAGTACTAACTGCAAAGCGGTACTGAAAGAGTCAGGAGaaaacagagtgtgtgtgtgtgcgtgccttTTTCCTCCTATGGTGTGCATGCTTACGCAGGTTATGTTACAATATAGTACTGTTAGATGGGAGAAGATGCTGACCTTGAACAGTGGTTTGTTGACAAATCTGTATTCTAAAAGGGTTTTGATTCTTTCTCTCTAAGATTTTATGGTAGGTAAGTACAATTATTCTGATACTGTGTGTGAAGTTTTGCTGTTAAGCCACAAATAGTGAAGACTTGCACCTGAAAACTATTTTCTTGACTGAAATACATTTGCTCCAGGCATCACCAAAGTAATATTttactatatgtgtgtgtgtacatatatatacacacacatatgtacattatatatatattaaatatgtgtgtatatatgtatgtatattatatatacacacacgttATATATATACTTAATACGTACATACCTATGTATATACgtatattatatatacacatatgcatacacatatacatatgtatgtgtgtgtatatatgtatgtacatatatattttaatctgCTGAGGCTGAAACTGAAAAGAGGTCGGGTGTGGTCTTCTGCTTGCTCATGGCAGTTTTTTCGTTAATTTTGGCATTTGGTTAAAAACGGGGCATTTGAGCTGAGCAGAACGATCCACTATTGTTGAACTCCCCAGCAGGGTGGGAAagagaagtattttttttaacctggaagcACATAACAAAGCTGAAGAAAGACTGTGTTATTTAAGTGGCTGTAGTGTTGTATGGAGGGGGGTTGTGCTTTGCAGACGTGTTGGAGGGCCCTGATTTGTAGGTTTGCTACGAGCCGGAAGCCAACTCGACGGCGCTTAATACACACAGGCCAATCGCACGCAAGGTGTTTACCGTTTGGCGGAGGCAAATGTTTGccacggcaagatttcttgtatggatggaTTTCCTCCAGTTCCTCtgtcactttccactctctctgcagctggcaaatccacttatagcacaattttaattttactttgctgccagagtgggacagatctgCCAGCGGGCACCGCTTTGCCCCAAACCTTTTCCCTCTGCCCGCCACCAACCTGCCTAGTCTTGCCCCTCTGCTCCCTCGCGCTGCTTCGCacgcttcccctcctccctcctccctgttgctgatttctccccacttcttgtcctgctgtatcagtTCTATTCCCTGAGGCCTCCTccctcctgcatatctttagattaaaaaaaattgcataaccatatcaataaaatcaatactaaaaaaagtaaaaataatactaATCAAATCAGTCTGAACACCTGAtgtgcccctgcatttgatcaacaaactgagaTGTCTCCAGCCGTGTAATTTTATACCCTACTAATCAATGATTCCAGACTGCCCTGGGAAAAGCCTGTTGGTCTTGACGCTTGGATTTACAGCACATCGGACGATTGTGGACCTGGGGAGCATAGCAAAGAGCAGTCCCCATTGTCGTTTTGCGGTTTCCGTGCCATCTTTACTCCCCCCTCTATTCCCACCATAAAGGAGAATCAGCGTTTGGGCAAAGTGTGCAGACTTTTCTTTAACCGTTTGCCTTTTTGACGTCGACCTATCGACAGACTGATAGATCAAtgtattgataagattaaagataaaaattcaaGATTATATGACAAATCAAACCATGCATGCATGATGGAGAACCCACAAAACACGGCCCCCcgaatgcaagcaaaaagccagctgatgagcAATTCCTGCCCCGCCGCAAACAGGGTGATGGGTAACAATGCCgaacatgccccgaaacaaaggctcattccgcacatgc is a genomic window containing:
- the NKTR gene encoding NK-tumor recognition protein isoform X2 gives rise to the protein MGAQDRPQCFFDIEINREPVGRIMFQLFSDVCPRTCKNFLCLCTGEKGIGKTTRKKLCYEGSTFHRVVKNFMIQGGDFSEGDGKGGESIYGGYFKENVVFCKMKR
- the NKTR gene encoding NK-tumor recognition protein isoform X1, yielding MGAQDRPQCFFDIEINREPVGRIMFQLFSDVCPRTCKNFLCLCTGEKGIGKTTRKKLCYEGSTFHRVVKNFMIQGGDFSEGDGKGGESIYGGYFKDENFILKHDRAFLLSMANRGKHTNGSQFFM